The Candidatus Nanohalococcus occultus genome contains a region encoding:
- a CDS encoding cell division protein SepF: MPLDFLKKSESTDEENVVDDDFVELDAKTVERSEDVVIRAETLKEYEDVDKVQEHLRNESIVWVNIRPLKNKEMADLKRAVNRLKKTVKAVDGDMAGVDEEWIVVCPNYASIERSGKMGEKQD, from the coding sequence ATGCCGCTAGACTTTCTAAAGAAATCAGAATCGACAGATGAAGAAAACGTAGTAGACGATGACTTCGTTGAACTAGATGCGAAGACAGTTGAACGCAGCGAAGACGTGGTGATTAGAGCAGAAACTCTCAAAGAATACGAGGATGTAGATAAGGTACAGGAGCATCTCAGAAATGAAAGCATCGTATGGGTCAACATCCGGCCGCTGAAAAACAAGGAAATGGCTGATCTTAAAAGAGCTGTTAACCGGTTGAAGAAAACAGTTAAAGCCGTTGACGGAGATATGGCGGGAGTTGACGAAGAATGGATTGTTGTATGCCCTAACTACGCTTCAATCGAGAGAAGCGGGAAAATGGGAGAAAAACAAGACTAA
- a CDS encoding phosphotransferase family protein: protein MKSKARKILDSVYPGQSFELEYLGDHQTHETFSAVSETHSLVLKLCDNDWSAMPDFEKGFAVEPLILEALQDSEVPVPKLVEYTEDYILMEKIPGGSHGNISFSENRDAVKQAGKILGNLHNRFSFDSAGGFKTSSPLTVEPMEWPEMYREIIWQLSSMLEKIDAYGTRDRIRKMAEDNLGLIEDRDEFVLVHQEFSPRNLVGDEKGINAVVDWERAISGDPEYDLFTAEKHLLQAEPDKPEVSDKADEIRKTLIQSYREERELADGWRKRRRLYQLPYITIMMYVMKDENDEIRPELYEQLAVIESKLK, encoded by the coding sequence TTGAAATCAAAAGCCCGGAAAATACTTGACTCGGTTTACCCTGGCCAGTCATTCGAACTTGAGTACCTCGGAGACCATCAGACACATGAAACATTTTCAGCTGTCTCGGAAACCCATAGCTTAGTACTCAAACTCTGTGATAACGACTGGTCAGCCATGCCTGACTTCGAGAAAGGATTCGCCGTGGAGCCGCTGATTTTAGAAGCACTTCAAGACAGCGAAGTCCCTGTACCAAAACTCGTAGAATACACTGAAGATTACATATTGATGGAGAAAATACCTGGAGGCTCTCATGGGAACATCTCGTTCTCTGAAAACCGGGATGCTGTAAAACAGGCAGGCAAGATCCTCGGAAATTTACACAACCGGTTCAGCTTCGATTCAGCCGGTGGCTTCAAAACCTCAAGTCCGTTAACTGTCGAGCCAATGGAATGGCCGGAGATGTACCGTGAAATTATCTGGCAGCTTTCCTCTATGCTGGAAAAGATAGATGCCTACGGTACACGGGATAGGATACGTAAGATGGCTGAAGATAATCTAGGGCTTATTGAGGATCGAGACGAGTTCGTGCTGGTTCACCAGGAGTTTTCCCCGCGAAACCTGGTAGGCGATGAAAAGGGAATTAACGCGGTAGTTGACTGGGAGCGAGCGATTTCCGGCGATCCTGAGTACGATCTTTTCACGGCTGAAAAACATCTTTTACAGGCCGAACCTGACAAACCCGAAGTATCTGATAAAGCAGATGAAATAAGAAAGACTCTTATCCAGTCTTACCGAGAGGAAAGAGAGCTAGCCGACGGCTGGCGTAAAAGACGGCGCCTCTACCAGCTTCCGTACATAACTATAATGATGTATGTAATGAAAGATGAAAACGATGAGATAAGACCGGAGCTGTACGAGCAGCTTGCTGTTATAGAAAGTAAACTGAAGTGA
- a CDS encoding UPF0147 family protein has translation MPSINSLTSRMRDIAEKNTIPSNVTDMLTEAAEKLEDGEEELSVRVNTAGSILDQVSNDPNIKQHTRTEIWNLASKVESLED, from the coding sequence ATGCCCTCCATAAACTCCTTGACCTCTCGTATGAGAGATATAGCGGAGAAAAACACGATCCCTTCCAACGTAACGGATATGCTGACAGAAGCAGCTGAGAAACTAGAAGACGGGGAAGAAGAGCTTTCAGTCCGTGTGAATACCGCAGGATCGATACTTGATCAGGTAAGTAACGATCCGAACATCAAACAACATACCAGAACCGAGATCTGGAACCTAGCTTCCAAAGTAGAAAGCCTGGAAGACTAG
- a CDS encoding prefoldin subunit beta, protein MSEEQDPQQMLMQLQQTQQQLQQISMQKEETESEINEARKALNQLEDNEDGKVYSAVGSIMVEKDADQLEEELEDKVEDLEVRKKSLAKKEKKLQDQMNESRESLQGNMNMG, encoded by the coding sequence ATGTCAGAAGAACAAGACCCACAACAGATGCTGATGCAGCTTCAGCAGACACAACAGCAGCTACAGCAAATCTCCATGCAGAAAGAGGAAACAGAATCCGAGATCAACGAAGCCAGAAAAGCTCTCAACCAGCTAGAGGACAACGAAGACGGCAAAGTCTACTCAGCAGTAGGATCCATCATGGTCGAGAAAGACGCAGACCAGCTAGAAGAAGAGCTAGAAGACAAAGTTGAGGATCTCGAAGTCAGGAAAAAGAGCCTGGCCAAGAAGGAAAAGAAGCTTCAGGATCAGATGAACGAGAGCCGGGAAAGCCTTCAAGGAAACATGAACATGGGGTAA
- a CDS encoding KEOPS complex subunit Pcc1 translates to MKSSLEIDSSNAEQIAKALKPSLETDDNVEYTVKTENGLEITSRTDTLGRLRGVTDNALRMSLLANKILQR, encoded by the coding sequence ATGAAATCAAGTCTCGAGATAGACAGCTCAAACGCCGAGCAGATAGCAAAGGCTTTGAAGCCAAGTCTCGAGACAGATGACAACGTAGAGTACACAGTTAAGACGGAAAACGGACTGGAAATTACTTCACGTACGGATACACTGGGCAGGCTTCGTGGAGTAACGGATAACGCATTAAGGATGAGCCTGCTCGCCAACAAGATACTACAAAGGTGA
- a CDS encoding DNA-directed RNA polymerase subunit P — protein MSEEETTEEVEELEEQEPAAGYKCVKCEQEVTINPVEEKIICPKCSHRVLFKLRSRDTQRVKAL, from the coding sequence ATGAGTGAAGAAGAAACCACAGAAGAAGTAGAGGAACTCGAAGAACAGGAACCGGCAGCAGGATACAAATGTGTAAAATGCGAGCAGGAAGTAACGATCAATCCTGTAGAGGAAAAGATCATCTGCCCGAAGTGTTCCCACAGAGTACTGTTCAAGCTACGATCACGTGACACTCAGCGCGTAAAGGCACTGTAA
- a CDS encoding 50S ribosomal protein L37ae — protein sequence MPRKNTSSKRFGSRYGSKIRRNVDEAESKEEGYERVAAGVWKDKETGKKVAGGAYKVDTGAEETMKKALQVETEELEEAKEAIEDDE from the coding sequence ATGCCTAGAAAGAACACATCATCCAAGAGATTCGGATCCCGTTACGGAAGCAAGATCCGACGAAACGTAGACGAAGCAGAGTCAAAAGAAGAAGGATACGAAAGAGTTGCCGCAGGAGTCTGGAAAGACAAGGAAACAGGCAAGAAAGTAGCAGGCGGCGCCTACAAAGTCGATACAGGAGCAGAAGAGACGATGAAGAAAGCTCTTCAGGTAGAGACAGAAGAACTCGAGGAAGCCAAGGAGGCAATCGAGGACGATGAGTGA
- the rrp42 gene encoding exosome complex protein Rrp42: MKLNQDTIRKMAKDQERLDGRDLKEFREIEVETDYIHETAEGSAKVSIGKTQVVVGIKIGVESPYSDRPDEGTIVTNAELAPMAAREYESGPPQEEGVELARVVDRGIRESEAVDLEELCIEPGEKVMTVFIDVHVLNDDGNLIDASSLGAMAALKTGYIPVYDEEEDTLVRGEKDRDIPIDTEPVTVTGHKIGEEIFWDVTGEEEDARDARLTVSINEKGNVVAMQKGETEPFSQDEINQIIEEAESQTQDLREILDNAAEE; the protein is encoded by the coding sequence ATGAAACTTAACCAAGACACAATTCGGAAGATGGCAAAAGACCAGGAAAGACTTGACGGCAGAGATCTCAAGGAGTTCAGAGAGATCGAAGTCGAGACCGATTACATCCACGAGACAGCTGAAGGATCAGCAAAGGTAAGTATCGGAAAGACACAGGTAGTTGTCGGAATCAAGATCGGAGTTGAATCACCTTACAGCGACCGACCTGACGAGGGAACGATTGTAACCAACGCAGAGCTAGCGCCTATGGCAGCGCGTGAGTACGAATCCGGACCTCCACAGGAAGAAGGAGTCGAGCTAGCAAGAGTTGTCGACCGAGGAATCAGAGAGTCGGAAGCCGTTGACCTGGAAGAACTATGTATCGAGCCAGGCGAGAAGGTTATGACTGTCTTCATCGACGTCCACGTACTGAACGACGACGGCAACCTGATCGACGCATCAAGCCTTGGAGCGATGGCAGCTCTCAAGACAGGTTACATCCCTGTATACGACGAGGAAGAGGACACACTCGTCAGAGGAGAGAAGGATAGAGACATCCCTATCGATACCGAGCCGGTCACAGTTACAGGCCACAAGATCGGAGAGGAGATCTTCTGGGATGTAACAGGCGAAGAGGAAGACGCACGTGACGCACGATTGACAGTCTCAATCAACGAGAAAGGAAACGTCGTGGCAATGCAGAAAGGAGAGACCGAGCCTTTCAGCCAGGACGAAATCAACCAGATCATCGAGGAAGCGGAAAGCCAGACACAGGATCTGCGCGAAATCCTCGATAACGCGGCGGAAGAATAA
- a CDS encoding exosome complex exonuclease Rrp41 (involved in the 3' to 5' degradation of a variety of RNA species; forms a trimer of heterodimers (hexamer) with Rrp42; Rrp41 is the catalytically active subunit) produces MSEEEVQFFQEDGTRMDGREKSEVRETTMEVGVLDEADGSAMVETGNTRVVASVFGPQELHPKHLQESDRAVIKMRYNMAPFSVDDRMRPGPNRRAKEIGLVAKRALEPAIRLEKFPTAGIDISMEVIESDGGTRVTGINAAALALADAGIPMKGLVSACASGVVDGEVVNDVNGLEDKKGNADVPIAVINGGDEITLLQMDGDLTKQQVDDCISMAKKGCESLYEQQRQTLIETYESIRQ; encoded by the coding sequence ATGAGCGAAGAAGAAGTACAGTTTTTCCAGGAAGACGGAACACGTATGGATGGAAGAGAAAAATCAGAGGTCCGAGAGACCACAATGGAAGTAGGAGTTCTTGACGAAGCAGACGGATCCGCAATGGTAGAGACAGGTAACACAAGAGTTGTAGCATCTGTCTTCGGACCACAGGAGCTTCACCCGAAGCACCTACAGGAATCCGACCGTGCTGTAATCAAGATGCGGTACAACATGGCGCCTTTCAGCGTTGACGACCGTATGCGACCAGGACCGAACCGACGAGCAAAGGAGATCGGCCTAGTAGCCAAACGCGCTCTTGAACCGGCAATCAGACTGGAGAAGTTCCCAACCGCAGGAATCGACATTTCAATGGAAGTTATCGAATCCGACGGAGGAACCAGAGTTACAGGAATTAACGCAGCAGCACTTGCCCTAGCAGACGCAGGAATCCCAATGAAGGGACTTGTATCGGCTTGTGCGTCCGGAGTTGTCGACGGCGAAGTTGTCAACGACGTCAACGGACTTGAGGACAAGAAAGGAAACGCTGACGTTCCAATCGCAGTTATCAACGGAGGAGACGAAATCACCTTGCTTCAGATGGACGGAGACCTGACAAAACAGCAGGTAGATGACTGTATCTCCATGGCAAAGAAAGGCTGTGAATCTCTTTACGAACAGCAGAGACAAACCCTGATCGAGACATACGAGTCAATCAGACAGTAA
- the rrp4 gene encoding exosome complex RNA-binding protein Rrp4, producing MTRVKEENELVTPGDVVFEGEDIHPHSGVYEEDSKIISEFMGTVEYSGSSVRVVPMSGRYIPSEGDIVIGEVSSVSFSNWRVDIDSPYEAMMKIDVAVDEYIDLDEDDLSDYFDVGDAIVTEVTNVTEGFDVNTGMEDRRCRKLTGGRIVKIAPSKVPRVIGRKGTMVRQIKEKTDTTIIVGQNGLVWIKGENENLATKAVKKVEREAHIDGLTDKMAEWLENEVEN from the coding sequence ATGACTCGTGTAAAAGAAGAAAATGAACTAGTTACACCCGGAGACGTGGTTTTTGAAGGAGAAGATATCCATCCACACTCAGGTGTCTACGAAGAAGACAGTAAAATCATATCAGAATTTATGGGAACCGTTGAGTACTCCGGAAGCAGTGTACGCGTCGTACCTATGTCAGGACGGTACATTCCAAGCGAAGGAGACATTGTAATTGGAGAAGTCTCCAGTGTAAGTTTCTCGAACTGGAGAGTTGATATTGACTCCCCTTACGAAGCAATGATGAAAATCGACGTCGCAGTTGACGAATACATCGACCTGGACGAAGACGATCTATCCGACTACTTTGATGTCGGCGATGCGATCGTAACAGAGGTCACAAACGTCACAGAAGGCTTCGACGTCAATACAGGGATGGAGGATCGAAGATGCCGGAAGCTTACAGGCGGACGGATCGTAAAGATCGCTCCTTCCAAAGTCCCACGTGTAATCGGACGCAAGGGAACAATGGTCCGACAGATCAAGGAGAAAACTGATACGACAATCATCGTCGGTCAGAACGGCCTTGTATGGATCAAAGGAGAAAACGAGAACCTAGCCACAAAGGCAGTCAAGAAAGTCGAACGTGAAGCACACATCGACGGACTGACAGACAAGATGGCTGAATGGCTAGAAAACGAGGTAGAAAACTAA
- a CDS encoding response regulator — protein sequence MSKNILLVDDNDELRDLAEIVFEKEGLDYRTCGSGCDALELMEEREYDVLVTDYRMPEMDGEELIGEIRSRDSRTHTVLYSTDDSMAETAEVLGVPFKHKTGGLEVYRDIVEMLKGTNELALKEVPAEQYI from the coding sequence ATGAGCAAGAATATCCTTCTGGTAGATGATAACGATGAGCTTAGGGATCTGGCGGAGATCGTCTTCGAGAAGGAGGGACTGGACTACCGGACGTGTGGGTCGGGCTGCGATGCTCTTGAGTTAATGGAGGAACGTGAGTACGATGTTTTGGTCACCGACTACAGGATGCCAGAGATGGATGGCGAGGAGCTTATCGGCGAGATAAGATCGAGGGATTCAAGAACTCATACCGTACTTTACAGTACGGATGATTCAATGGCAGAGACAGCCGAGGTCTTAGGAGTGCCTTTCAAGCACAAGACCGGCGGCTTGGAGGTTTACAGAGACATCGTTGAGATGCTGAAAGGAACGAATGAGTTAGCTTTGAAGGAAGTGCCGGCAGAACAGTACATTTAG
- a CDS encoding HDIG domain-containing metalloprotein — protein sequence MLEESRRSKLESRLKEVFSDYRELAGGKNYRYHHLRSSRKYAVKLIETVDEEVDEKAVEIAALFHDIGRSEDIKDGYLDPIKAHEGHAETGERIVEEHIGDLVGGKTPGKSKASDRKPSLGARINRRQNCPRL from the coding sequence ATGCTGGAAGAATCCCGACGAAGTAAGCTTGAATCAAGACTAAAAGAAGTCTTCTCCGACTATAGAGAGCTAGCCGGCGGTAAAAACTACCGTTACCACCATCTCAGATCATCCAGAAAGTACGCGGTGAAGCTGATTGAAACTGTTGACGAGGAGGTCGATGAAAAAGCAGTTGAGATCGCAGCGCTTTTCCACGACATCGGACGCAGCGAAGACATCAAAGACGGTTATTTAGACCCAATAAAGGCTCATGAAGGTCACGCCGAAACAGGAGAACGGATTGTAGAAGAACATATTGGCGATCTAGTTGGCGGAAAAACCCCTGGAAAAAGTAAAGCAAGCGATCGGAAACCATCACTCGGAGCCAGAATCAATCGAAGACAGAATTGTCCAAGACTCTGA
- a CDS encoding ribosome assembly factor SBDS — protein MDTSDAIRVRYKGDKPFEILVEPELAKEVKLDGKEHDIQRLLFVQEVFLDAEKGERASTEDLDEEFGTKQLMEAAKTIFEKGEMQLTTDQKAEMREDNRKQIVNMIARRAQNPKTGNPHPPQRVENALEEAGFHADPFEDIEEQFDRAIESVRPIIPVSLDEKTVAIRIPVDKAGKAYDKIQRAADVGDEQWGDKYFTARVTIAAGALTELMDEIQEIAKGEAEMKEV, from the coding sequence ATGGACACTTCCGATGCGATAAGGGTTAGGTACAAAGGCGACAAACCTTTCGAGATACTTGTGGAACCGGAGCTTGCCAAGGAGGTAAAGCTCGATGGAAAGGAACATGACATCCAGAGACTTCTATTCGTACAGGAAGTGTTTCTGGACGCGGAGAAAGGAGAGCGAGCCTCAACAGAAGATTTAGACGAGGAGTTCGGAACCAAACAGCTGATGGAAGCAGCGAAGACAATCTTCGAGAAAGGAGAGATGCAGCTGACCACCGATCAAAAAGCCGAGATGCGCGAAGACAACCGCAAACAGATAGTTAACATGATAGCTCGCCGCGCACAGAACCCGAAGACCGGTAACCCGCATCCACCGCAGCGAGTTGAAAACGCGTTGGAGGAAGCAGGTTTCCACGCCGATCCCTTCGAGGACATTGAAGAGCAGTTCGACCGCGCAATCGAGTCCGTCCGGCCGATAATACCTGTATCGCTGGATGAGAAAACCGTTGCGATCCGGATACCTGTGGACAAGGCTGGGAAGGCATACGATAAGATTCAGAGAGCAGCCGACGTTGGTGACGAACAGTGGGGCGATAAATACTTTACAGCCCGCGTGACGATCGCGGCCGGAGCCTTAACCGAGCTGATGGATGAGATCCAGGAAATTGCTAAGGGAGAAGCCGAGATGAAGGAAGTCTAG
- a CDS encoding archaeal proteasome endopeptidase complex subunit alpha has product MQMTNPQQQQYDRGATIFSPDGRLFQVEYAKEAVKKGATALGLVYEEGVILAATRSTQHLRVRNPEKVFKVDDHIGIATSGLVADGRSLVDETRQEAQRYLMTYDEPIPMNVLSKFVADRCQHFTQYGGVRPFGVSTIAGGVKDGDAKVYQTDPSGTLNQWKAVAIGKGGSEATEHLEENWESGMDEDAAIKLAVNSLHEGEEDLDPKNIELAIVSMEDDFDVIPPEELEERGLGF; this is encoded by the coding sequence ATGCAGATGACCAACCCACAACAGCAACAGTATGACCGTGGAGCTACTATCTTCTCTCCTGATGGAAGATTGTTCCAGGTCGAATACGCGAAAGAAGCAGTTAAGAAAGGAGCAACAGCGCTCGGACTTGTCTACGAGGAAGGAGTAATCCTCGCAGCAACCCGTTCGACTCAGCACCTTCGTGTAAGAAATCCAGAGAAAGTTTTCAAGGTCGACGACCACATCGGAATCGCAACTTCAGGACTTGTTGCGGACGGACGCAGCCTTGTTGATGAAACAAGACAGGAAGCTCAAAGATACTTGATGACATACGATGAGCCTATCCCGATGAACGTTCTATCGAAGTTCGTCGCGGACAGATGCCAGCACTTCACACAGTACGGCGGAGTACGTCCTTTCGGAGTCTCCACCATCGCAGGAGGAGTCAAAGACGGTGACGCAAAGGTTTACCAGACAGATCCTTCAGGAACGCTCAACCAGTGGAAAGCTGTCGCGATCGGAAAAGGCGGAAGCGAAGCCACAGAGCATCTTGAGGAAAACTGGGAGTCAGGAATGGATGAGGACGCGGCTATCAAGCTAGCTGTAAACTCTCTTCATGAAGGAGAGGAAGATCTCGATCCGAAAAACATCGAGCTAGCGATCGTCTCAATGGAAGATGACTTCGATGTCATCCCGCCTGAAGAGCTTGAAGAACGCGGACTAGGCTTCTAA